A stretch of Rhodoferax potami DNA encodes these proteins:
- a CDS encoding GGDEF domain-containing protein, producing MPDAPLLSSEPTHVTLLFQAQAALTRGDVDFSQTLSKSALLHAQRQNDAAGQARALLYLAQGDRQLSHLRRARETAERAAQMFQTHGDAAGEAEALTTLANVLSLMGHSADGLEAAMLALKLSQSSPASHPLAEAMACNYLGVAYACSQSFDNAADLLERSVRMFEAQGLWAESCLPRYHQRYAEMHRCFLDRYYHGTFLSLDRLTQIAALPEQVTSQPGSVRSLLCPYRKTRALLDLTHAFELCWQGDLDEASRRADTISASVAKGMRQPAVILLEMWLRTEIAWAAEDWMSAEAHAQRLLQSAARAENEHLRATAYLLLIQIYSAQGKDLQAQAQQRLWKMQEMHLRKEALHSREERVEWQMRVRADRQASRHLEEKTRHLERLAMQDALTGLYNRRYLEQIVPALLSDATERQRAPALVFVDIDHFKQINDRFSHLVGDEVLRTVGRILGGFVREGDVSVRLGGDEFVVLFSHVEAQSTTSVVARIHKAVNEFDWHSVHPGLSVSASAGLALADSQDTLASWLHRCDLQMYVEKDSRYQDLA from the coding sequence ATGCCCGACGCGCCGCTTTTGTCCTCTGAGCCGACCCACGTCACCCTGCTTTTCCAAGCACAGGCTGCCTTGACGCGCGGCGACGTGGACTTCAGCCAGACGCTTTCCAAAAGCGCACTGCTGCACGCCCAGCGGCAGAACGACGCCGCGGGCCAGGCCCGCGCCCTTTTGTACCTTGCGCAGGGAGACCGTCAGCTCTCGCACCTGCGCCGTGCCCGTGAGACGGCGGAGCGCGCCGCCCAGATGTTCCAAACCCACGGGGACGCCGCTGGCGAGGCTGAGGCCCTGACCACTTTAGCCAATGTGCTGAGCCTGATGGGCCACAGCGCTGATGGCTTGGAGGCCGCCATGCTGGCCTTGAAGCTCAGCCAGTCCAGCCCAGCCAGCCATCCGCTTGCAGAAGCTATGGCCTGCAACTACCTCGGCGTTGCCTATGCCTGCAGCCAGAGTTTTGACAATGCGGCCGATTTGCTGGAGCGCTCGGTCCGGATGTTTGAAGCCCAGGGCCTGTGGGCTGAATCCTGCTTGCCGCGCTACCACCAGCGGTATGCCGAAATGCACCGCTGTTTTCTGGACCGGTATTACCACGGCACTTTTTTGTCGCTGGACCGGTTGACGCAGATTGCCGCGCTGCCCGAACAAGTCACCTCGCAACCCGGGAGTGTGCGTTCCTTGCTGTGCCCCTATCGCAAAACCCGCGCGCTGCTGGACCTGACACATGCATTTGAGCTGTGCTGGCAGGGCGATCTGGACGAGGCCAGCCGCCGGGCTGACACGATTTCGGCCAGCGTGGCCAAGGGCATGCGCCAACCGGCGGTGATCTTGCTTGAGATGTGGCTGAGGACCGAAATTGCATGGGCCGCCGAGGATTGGATGTCGGCCGAGGCCCATGCCCAGCGCTTGCTGCAATCTGCGGCGCGGGCTGAAAACGAGCACCTGCGGGCCACTGCGTATTTGCTGTTGATTCAGATCTACTCTGCCCAGGGCAAAGACCTCCAGGCACAAGCGCAGCAACGGCTCTGGAAAATGCAGGAAATGCACCTTCGCAAAGAGGCCTTGCACAGCCGCGAAGAGCGTGTGGAATGGCAAATGCGGGTGCGGGCAGACCGCCAAGCCAGCCGCCACTTGGAAGAAAAAACGCGCCATTTGGAGCGGCTGGCCATGCAAGATGCCCTGACTGGCCTGTACAACCGCCGGTATTTAGAGCAAATCGTGCCGGCTTTGCTCAGCGATGCCACTGAGCGCCAGCGTGCCCCAGCCTTGGTGTTTGTCGATATCGACCACTTCAAGCAAATCAACGATCGCTTTTCCCATTTGGTAGGTGACGAAGTGCTCAGGACCGTGGGGCGGATTCTGGGTGGCTTTGTGCGGGAAGGCGATGTGTCCGTCCGGCTCGGGGGCGATGAGTTCGTGGTCCTCTTCAGCCACGTGGAGGCGCAGAGCACCACCTCGGTGGTCGCGCGTATCCACAAAGCGGTGAACGAATTTGACTGGCACAGTGTGCACCCGGGGCTGAGCGTCTCAGCCAGCGCT